In one Streptomyces sp. NBC_01288 genomic region, the following are encoded:
- a CDS encoding GntR family transcriptional regulator, whose amino-acid sequence MPLELSVDRSSPVPLYFQLSQQLEAAIEHGSLTPGSLLGNEIELAARLGLSRPTVRQAIQSLVDKGLLVRRRGVGTQVVHSQVKRPLELSSLFDDLEAAGQRPATKVLVNSIVTASAEVAAALGVAEDSDVHRIDRLRLAHGEPMAYLSNHLPLGLLGLDTAQLEATGLYRMMRTAGITLHSARQSIGARGATAEEAERLAEPEGAPLLTMQRTTFDDTGRAVEFGSHTYRPTRYSFEFQLLVRP is encoded by the coding sequence GTGCCGCTCGAACTCAGCGTGGACCGGAGCAGCCCGGTGCCGTTGTACTTCCAGCTGTCCCAACAGCTGGAGGCCGCGATCGAACACGGCTCGCTCACCCCCGGCAGCCTGCTGGGCAACGAGATCGAACTGGCGGCCCGGCTCGGCCTGTCCCGGCCCACCGTCCGCCAGGCCATCCAGTCACTGGTCGACAAGGGTCTCCTGGTGCGCCGCCGGGGCGTCGGCACCCAGGTCGTGCACAGCCAGGTCAAGCGCCCGCTGGAACTCAGCAGCCTCTTCGACGACCTGGAGGCGGCCGGACAGCGCCCCGCCACGAAGGTCCTCGTCAACAGCATCGTCACGGCGTCCGCCGAGGTCGCGGCGGCACTCGGCGTGGCCGAGGACAGCGACGTACACCGCATCGACCGGCTGCGCCTCGCACACGGCGAGCCGATGGCCTACCTGTCCAACCACCTGCCGCTCGGCCTCCTCGGCCTGGACACCGCGCAACTGGAGGCCACCGGCCTGTACCGCATGATGCGCACCGCCGGAATCACCCTGCACAGCGCCCGCCAGTCCATCGGCGCCCGCGGAGCCACGGCGGAGGAGGCCGAACGCCTGGCCGAACCCGAGGGCGCCCCCCTGCTCACCATGCAGCGCACGACGTTCGACGACACGGGCAGAGCGGTGGAGTTCGGCAGCCACACCTACCGGCCGACGCGTTACTCGTTCGAGTTCCAGCTCCTGGTACGTCCCTAG
- a CDS encoding Gfo/Idh/MocA family protein, giving the protein MRIGVIGTGRIGTIHARTLSRHREVGSLILTDVDPVRAQELANRLGETAAPSTEEIFKWGVDAVVITTATSAHAELIGRAARSGLPVFCEKPIALDLPGSLQAIAEVETAGTILQMGFQRRFDAGYTGAREAVRSGRLGRLHTVRAMTSDQTPPPAAYLPISGGLYRDTLIHDFDMLRWVTGHEVVDVYATGSDAGPAMFREARDIDTAAAVLTLDDGTLATTTAARLNGAGYDVRMELAGELDQVVVGLDDRTPIASTEPTGPPAATKPWTGFLERFGPAYEAELIAFVEVVVGQRTNPCDGREALQALRIAEACEVSRREHRPVRLAEIAGAFPYS; this is encoded by the coding sequence ATGCGCATCGGAGTCATCGGTACGGGCCGCATCGGGACCATCCATGCCAGGACGCTCAGCCGTCATCGCGAGGTCGGTTCGCTGATCCTCACGGACGTGGACCCGGTTCGGGCCCAGGAGCTGGCGAACCGGCTGGGGGAAACGGCGGCACCGAGTACGGAGGAGATCTTCAAGTGGGGCGTGGACGCCGTGGTGATCACTACGGCGACGTCGGCGCACGCCGAATTAATCGGGAGAGCGGCGCGGTCGGGGCTCCCGGTGTTCTGCGAGAAGCCCATCGCGCTCGATCTGCCGGGTTCGTTGCAGGCGATCGCCGAGGTCGAGACGGCGGGAACGATCCTTCAGATGGGGTTCCAGCGCCGGTTCGACGCGGGCTACACGGGCGCCCGGGAGGCGGTGCGTTCGGGGCGGCTGGGACGGCTGCACACGGTCCGCGCGATGACCTCCGACCAGACGCCTCCCCCGGCCGCCTATCTGCCGATCTCCGGCGGGCTGTACCGCGACACCCTGATCCACGACTTCGACATGCTGCGCTGGGTGACCGGGCACGAGGTCGTCGACGTGTACGCGACCGGCTCGGACGCCGGTCCCGCGATGTTCCGCGAGGCCCGTGACATCGACACGGCCGCCGCGGTCCTCACCCTGGACGACGGCACGCTGGCCACGACGACGGCCGCGCGCCTGAACGGGGCGGGCTACGACGTCCGCATGGAGCTGGCCGGAGAACTCGACCAGGTCGTCGTCGGCCTGGACGACCGCACGCCGATCGCGTCCACCGAGCCGACCGGCCCTCCGGCCGCGACCAAGCCGTGGACCGGCTTCCTGGAGCGCTTCGGGCCCGCCTACGAGGCCGAGTTGATCGCCTTCGTCGAGGTCGTCGTCGGCCAGCGCACCAACCCGTGCGACGGCCGCGAGGCCCTCCAGGCGCTGCGTATCGCCGAGGCCTGCGAAGTGTCCAGACGCGAACACAGACCGGTCCGCCTCGCGGAGATCGCGGGCGCCTTCCCCTACAGCTGA
- a CDS encoding PaaI family thioesterase, producing MARKALESQPFSRLIGARLSAFGDGVARLEIDIREDLQQQNGFVHGGVLAYAADNALTFAGGTALGPAVLTGGLSIQYVRPAAGRLLRAHAEVVQAGRRQAVVRCDVLAVADDGTESLCAVAQGTVLAVRTS from the coding sequence ATGGCTCGGAAGGCGCTGGAGAGCCAGCCCTTCAGCAGGCTGATCGGAGCGCGGCTGAGTGCTTTCGGGGACGGCGTCGCCAGGCTGGAGATCGACATCAGGGAGGACCTCCAGCAGCAGAACGGGTTCGTGCACGGCGGAGTCCTCGCCTACGCCGCCGACAACGCGCTCACCTTCGCCGGCGGCACGGCACTGGGCCCCGCGGTCCTCACCGGCGGTCTCTCCATCCAGTACGTCCGCCCGGCCGCGGGTCGCCTCCTGCGCGCCCACGCGGAGGTCGTGCAGGCCGGTCGCCGCCAGGCCGTGGTCCGCTGCGACGTCCTCGCGGTCGCCGACGACGGCACGGAGTCCCTCTGCGCGGTCGCCCAGGGGACGGTGCTGGCGGTCCGTACGTCCTGA
- a CDS encoding cytochrome P450 family protein codes for MTEVIDLGEFGETFRRDPHQVYAMLRTSGPVHRVRLPAPDEHHVTWLIVGYEEARSALTDPRLAKDGGKIGVTFLDEELIGRYLLTTDPPDHTRLRGLVSRSFTMRRVEELRPRVQRITDDLLDAMLPSGRADLVEALSYPLPITVIGELLGVPEMDRAEFRKLSTEAVAPSSSGTEYDAIVRLAEYLGDLIEDKRCAGPSGDLLSDLIRTTAEDGDRLSPQELRGMAFILLIAGHETTVNLLTSGIHALLTHPAQLAALRADMTLLDGAIEEMLRYEGPVENGTFRFAAEPLEIAGTSVERGDPVMVGLTAADRDGHRFPAPDRFDIRRDTRGHLAFGHGIHYCLGAPLARLEARTAIRTLLERAPALTLSGPPGDWLPGMLMRGMRALPVRW; via the coding sequence ATGACCGAAGTGATCGATCTGGGGGAGTTCGGCGAGACGTTCCGGCGGGACCCGCATCAGGTGTACGCCATGCTGCGGACGTCGGGCCCGGTGCACCGCGTACGGCTGCCCGCGCCCGACGAGCACCACGTGACCTGGCTGATCGTGGGGTACGAGGAGGCGCGCTCGGCGCTCACGGACCCGCGACTGGCCAAGGACGGCGGCAAGATCGGGGTGACGTTCCTCGACGAGGAGCTGATCGGCAGATACCTGCTGACCACCGACCCGCCGGACCACACCCGCCTGCGTGGGCTGGTCAGCCGCTCGTTCACGATGCGCCGGGTCGAGGAACTGCGCCCGCGCGTCCAGCGGATCACCGACGACCTGCTCGACGCCATGCTGCCGTCCGGCCGCGCCGACCTCGTCGAGGCGCTCTCCTACCCCCTGCCGATCACCGTGATCGGCGAGCTTCTGGGCGTGCCCGAGATGGACCGCGCAGAGTTCCGCAAGCTGTCCACGGAGGCGGTCGCGCCCAGCAGTTCGGGCACCGAGTACGACGCGATCGTGCGGCTCGCCGAATACCTCGGCGACCTGATCGAGGACAAACGCTGCGCCGGGCCCAGCGGCGACCTGCTCAGCGACCTGATCCGCACCACCGCCGAGGACGGCGACCGGCTCTCCCCGCAGGAACTGCGGGGCATGGCCTTCATCCTGCTCATCGCCGGCCACGAGACCACCGTCAACCTCCTCACCAGCGGCATCCACGCTCTGCTCACCCACCCCGCCCAACTCGCCGCCCTGCGCGCCGACATGACCCTGCTCGACGGCGCGATCGAGGAGATGCTGCGCTACGAGGGCCCGGTGGAGAACGGCACGTTCCGGTTCGCCGCGGAGCCCCTGGAGATCGCCGGCACCTCGGTGGAGCGGGGCGATCCGGTCATGGTCGGCCTGACCGCCGCCGACCGCGACGGGCACCGTTTCCCCGCCCCGGACCGCTTCGACATCCGCCGCGACACCCGCGGCCACCTCGCCTTCGGCCACGGCATCCACTACTGCCTCGGCGCCCCCTTGGCCCGCCTGGAAGCACGCACGGCGATACGCACCCTGCTGGAGCGCGCCCCCGCCCTCACCCTGTCGGGCCCTCCCGGCGACTGGCTCCCGGGCATGCTGATGCGCGGGATGCGCGCGCTGCCGGTGCGCTGGTAG
- a CDS encoding response regulator transcription factor, translated as MTAIRLLLVDDDPLVRAGLSFMMGGAADIEIVGEAADGSEVEELVDRVHPDVVLMDIRMPSVDGLTATERLRARGDAGPQIVVLTTFHADEQVLRALRAGAAGFVLKDTPPAEILDAVRRVAAGDPVLSPAVTRQLMEHAAGTATDTRRARARERVAALGDREREVAVAVGQGLANAEIATGLFMSVATVKTHVSRILAKLDLNNRVQIALLAYDAGLLEEDGEGGH; from the coding sequence ATGACTGCGATCAGACTGCTCCTTGTCGACGACGACCCGCTGGTGCGGGCCGGGTTGTCCTTCATGATGGGCGGCGCCGCCGACATCGAGATCGTCGGCGAGGCCGCCGACGGCAGCGAGGTCGAGGAACTCGTCGACCGTGTCCACCCGGACGTCGTGCTGATGGACATCCGCATGCCGTCGGTCGACGGGCTGACGGCGACGGAGCGGTTGCGCGCCCGCGGCGACGCAGGGCCGCAGATCGTCGTCCTCACCACCTTCCACGCCGACGAACAGGTGCTACGGGCCCTCCGCGCGGGCGCCGCCGGCTTCGTCCTCAAGGACACCCCGCCCGCCGAGATCCTCGACGCCGTACGCCGGGTCGCGGCCGGCGATCCCGTGCTGTCGCCCGCGGTCACCCGCCAGTTGATGGAGCACGCGGCGGGCACCGCCACCGACACCCGTCGGGCACGCGCGCGTGAACGCGTCGCCGCCCTGGGGGACCGCGAACGCGAGGTCGCCGTGGCCGTCGGCCAGGGACTCGCCAACGCCGAGATCGCCACCGGCCTCTTCATGAGCGTCGCCACCGTCAAGACCCACGTCTCCCGCATCCTGGCCAAGCTGGACCTCAACAACCGAGTACAGATCGCCCTGTTGGCGTACGACGCGGGTCTGCTCGAAGAGGACGGGGAAGGCGGGCACTAG
- a CDS encoding sensor histidine kinase, whose protein sequence is MSTVTGDRTAKVPQAFAGRRWLLPSAVADELDPDVERRGRPRRTARDWVVDTCCFLLAVGIGLAAAQTLDSDTATPHSLAVVDQFFGVLACGAVWLRRRWPVGLAVAMIPVGFVSNTAGGAAMVAVFTLAVHRPFRYVAWVGGVQLALAPLFFWLRPDPDLPYAGAVVFTELLTLTVIGWGMFVRSKRQLMLSLRDRARRAETEAELRAEQAQRLAREAIAREMHDVLAHRLTLLSVHAGALEFRPDAPREEVARAAGVIRESAHEALQDLREIIGVLRAGEPDETGRPQPTLGALDALVTESREAGMKVTLANRVTDPAAVPASVGRTAYRIAQEALTNARKHAPGTEVTVTVTGTPGDGLVIVVRNPPPEGEVPHVPGSGQGLIGLTERATLAGGRLEHGPEAGGGFQVRAWLPWG, encoded by the coding sequence TTGTCGACCGTGACAGGTGACAGGACCGCGAAGGTACCGCAGGCGTTCGCGGGGCGCCGATGGCTGCTGCCGTCGGCCGTGGCCGACGAACTCGACCCCGACGTCGAACGGCGCGGACGGCCCCGCCGTACCGCACGCGACTGGGTCGTCGACACCTGCTGCTTCCTGCTGGCCGTGGGCATCGGACTCGCCGCCGCGCAGACCCTCGACAGCGACACCGCGACCCCGCACTCCCTCGCCGTCGTGGACCAGTTCTTCGGGGTCCTCGCCTGCGGCGCGGTGTGGCTGCGCCGCCGCTGGCCGGTCGGTCTCGCGGTCGCGATGATCCCCGTCGGCTTCGTGTCGAACACGGCGGGCGGCGCCGCCATGGTCGCCGTGTTCACCCTCGCCGTGCACCGCCCCTTCCGCTACGTCGCCTGGGTCGGCGGCGTCCAACTCGCCCTGGCCCCGCTGTTCTTCTGGCTGCGCCCCGACCCCGATCTGCCGTACGCCGGCGCGGTCGTGTTCACCGAACTGCTCACCCTCACCGTCATCGGCTGGGGCATGTTCGTGCGCTCCAAGCGGCAGCTCATGCTGAGCCTGCGCGACCGCGCCCGGCGCGCGGAGACGGAGGCGGAACTGCGCGCCGAGCAGGCCCAGCGGCTCGCCCGCGAGGCCATCGCGCGCGAGATGCACGACGTGCTCGCCCACCGGCTCACCCTGCTGAGCGTGCACGCGGGCGCGCTGGAGTTCCGGCCGGACGCGCCCCGCGAGGAGGTCGCGCGGGCGGCCGGTGTCATCCGGGAGAGCGCCCACGAGGCACTCCAGGACCTACGGGAGATCATCGGCGTCCTGCGCGCGGGCGAGCCCGACGAGACGGGCCGCCCGCAGCCCACGCTCGGCGCCCTGGACGCGCTGGTCACTGAGTCCCGCGAGGCCGGCATGAAGGTCACCCTCGCCAACCGGGTCACCGACCCCGCCGCGGTCCCCGCCTCGGTCGGCCGCACCGCCTACCGCATCGCCCAGGAGGCCCTCACCAACGCCCGCAAGCACGCTCCCGGCACGGAGGTCACGGTGACGGTCACCGGCACCCCGGGCGACGGCCTGGTGATCGTCGTACGCAACCCGCCTCCGGAGGGGGAGGTGCCCCATGTCCCCGGTTCCGGCCAGGGGTTGATCGGGCTGACCGAGCGGGCGACGTTGGCAGGGGGACGACTGGAACACGGGCCGGAGGCGGGCGGGGGGTTCCAGGTGCGGGCTTGGCTGCCGTGGGGGTGA
- a CDS encoding ribonuclease produces the protein MRFPPRITGIGASAAVLSALLVGGTVATATPAAAAVGSICYSALPSQAYDTLDLIATNGPFPYSQDGVVFRNQEGVLPSQASGYYHEYTVKTPGSSTRGARRIVTGTKTQEDYYTSDHYVTFNLINFGC, from the coding sequence ATGAGATTCCCCCCACGGATCACCGGCATCGGCGCATCAGCCGCCGTCCTGTCCGCTCTCCTCGTCGGCGGCACCGTCGCCACCGCGACCCCGGCCGCCGCCGCGGTCGGCAGCATCTGTTACAGCGCCCTGCCTTCCCAGGCGTACGACACGCTCGACCTGATCGCGACGAACGGCCCCTTCCCCTACTCGCAGGACGGCGTCGTCTTCCGCAACCAGGAAGGCGTCCTCCCCAGCCAGGCGTCCGGCTACTACCACGAGTACACGGTCAAGACTCCTGGCTCGTCCACGCGAGGAGCGCGCCGCATCGTCACCGGAACGAAGACCCAGGAGGACTACTACACCTCGGACCACTACGTCACCTTCAACCTGATCAACTTCGGCTGCTGA
- a CDS encoding DUF6745 domain-containing protein, translating to MTGLKSGGTPDSVAGSVVTGPSGDLAEWRAWASATGPADRARAEEGVRRAYRLAGLAEPERVVWVGSPRAAVALLRERADRGPSVREAVRSAPWAAARRRLHAELGPAGWSAHWAATGGRLWPSTQALVDRIRTGVIEELAGRDTGKEAAEIRLILLDAVLGQHDAPWLAAFPADDGPIDALAAVCRGAGWWWPFARVAVLSERPSALHRDEAGRLDHGDGPALAYPDGFALHAWRGMPVPAAFLAELPTLTPERIRAEENAELRRVMLEYYGYDRYLTDSGARPLHRDETGTLWRIDLADDEPVVMVEVLNSTPEPDGTHRTYWLRVPPSTRTARAGVAWTFGLDAEAYAPERQT from the coding sequence ATGACGGGCCTGAAGTCGGGCGGCACACCGGACTCGGTGGCGGGGAGCGTGGTGACCGGGCCCTCCGGTGACCTCGCGGAGTGGCGGGCGTGGGCCTCGGCGACGGGGCCCGCGGACCGGGCGCGCGCAGAGGAGGGCGTCCGGCGGGCCTACCGGCTGGCGGGACTCGCGGAACCGGAGCGCGTGGTGTGGGTGGGCTCGCCCCGCGCGGCGGTCGCTCTCCTCCGGGAGCGGGCGGACCGGGGCCCGAGCGTCCGGGAGGCGGTGCGCAGTGCTCCGTGGGCGGCGGCGAGACGGCGGCTGCACGCCGAGTTGGGGCCCGCGGGGTGGTCGGCGCACTGGGCGGCGACCGGCGGACGGCTGTGGCCGTCGACGCAGGCACTGGTGGACCGCATCCGTACCGGCGTGATCGAGGAACTGGCCGGAAGGGACACCGGAAAGGAGGCCGCGGAGATCCGGCTGATCCTCCTGGACGCCGTGCTCGGACAGCACGACGCGCCGTGGCTCGCGGCGTTCCCCGCCGACGACGGTCCGATCGACGCGCTGGCCGCGGTGTGCCGCGGCGCCGGCTGGTGGTGGCCGTTCGCGCGGGTCGCCGTCCTGTCGGAGCGCCCCTCGGCCCTCCACCGCGACGAGGCGGGACGACTGGACCACGGGGACGGCCCGGCGCTCGCCTACCCGGACGGCTTCGCCCTGCACGCCTGGCGCGGCATGCCGGTTCCGGCCGCCTTCCTGGCCGAACTGCCCACGCTGACCCCGGAACGCATCCGCGCCGAGGAGAACGCCGAGCTGCGCCGCGTGATGCTGGAGTACTACGGCTACGACCGGTACCTCACCGATTCGGGCGCCCGCCCCCTGCACCGGGACGAGACGGGCACGCTGTGGCGGATCGACCTGGCCGACGACGAGCCCGTGGTCATGGTGGAGGTCCTCAACTCGACCCCGGAACCCGACGGCACCCACCGCACGTACTGGCTACGGGTCCCCCCGTCGACGCGCACGGCCCGAGCGGGGGTGGCCTGGACCTTCGGCCTGGACGCCGAGGCGTACGCACCCGAGCGGCAGACCTGA
- a CDS encoding STM4015 family protein, translating to MTIGEHLDALHGLPSFTFPGPGAPADRLPEPDSVAWRLDSDVYDSDEAWTDMFTRFRAAVDTNRVRALIIGAWADAYDSAPTEMFEALVEARDVFPALRALFVGDLVMEECEISWINQTDVAPLLNAYPALEEFGVRGGTGLEFTALRHGALRRLVAETGGLPVGVVRGIGASDLPALEHLDLWLGTPDYGGDSEAADLEPILSGARLPRLRHLALRNSEMQDAVAAAVAAAPVVERLEVLDLSMGVLTDEGAVALLSGQPLTHLKKLDLHHNYLSEAVAERVRQTLVPVGVDVDLDRDDAEEDTEDDGTVWRYVAVGE from the coding sequence ATGACCATCGGTGAGCACCTCGACGCACTGCACGGGCTGCCCTCGTTCACCTTTCCCGGGCCGGGTGCCCCGGCCGACCGGCTGCCCGAGCCGGACTCGGTCGCCTGGCGCCTGGACAGCGACGTGTACGACTCCGACGAGGCGTGGACCGACATGTTCACCCGCTTCCGTGCCGCCGTCGACACGAACCGGGTCCGGGCGCTGATCATCGGCGCCTGGGCAGATGCCTACGACAGCGCGCCCACCGAGATGTTCGAGGCGCTGGTGGAGGCCCGGGACGTCTTCCCGGCACTGCGCGCGCTGTTCGTCGGCGACCTGGTGATGGAGGAGTGCGAGATCTCCTGGATCAACCAGACCGATGTCGCACCGCTGCTCAACGCCTACCCGGCGCTGGAGGAGTTCGGAGTGCGCGGCGGCACCGGGCTGGAGTTCACCGCGCTGCGGCACGGTGCGCTGCGCCGGCTGGTGGCGGAGACGGGCGGGCTGCCCGTCGGGGTGGTGCGCGGCATCGGCGCCAGTGACCTGCCCGCCCTGGAGCACCTCGACCTGTGGCTGGGCACGCCGGACTACGGCGGTGACAGCGAGGCCGCCGACCTGGAGCCGATCCTGTCCGGTGCGCGGCTGCCGCGCCTGCGTCATCTGGCCCTGCGCAACAGCGAGATGCAGGACGCGGTGGCCGCCGCGGTCGCCGCCGCCCCGGTGGTGGAGCGCCTGGAGGTGCTGGACCTGTCGATGGGCGTACTGACCGACGAGGGCGCCGTGGCGCTGCTGAGCGGGCAGCCGCTGACGCATCTCAAGAAGCTGGATCTGCACCACAACTACCTCAGCGAGGCCGTCGCGGAGCGGGTACGGCAGACGCTGGTGCCGGTGGGCGTGGACGTCGACCTGGACCGTGACGACGCCGAGGAGGACACGGAGGACGACGGCACGGTCTGGCGCTACGTCGCCGTCGGGGAGTGA
- a CDS encoding STM4014 family protein, giving the protein MTASTAARPIAAASSARTGPRFAVVGNPENRRVSLFADAVRAAWLPAPRVVTWTDVLRARGADFAADEFVRVDSPGENPEVDRLLRDVTDPTRVEGSARWYTRFTAALRTLRGGIPLADPDDLAALFDKRACHAVLDAAGVPVPDSPTSGPHGARVHGWDDVRALMREHRMPRLFVKPAHGSSASGVLAVETAGGGRIRATTSVETGPDGALHNSLRVRRYHDERDVARIVDALAPDGLHLERWVPKASQAGRAADLRVVVVAGRATHAVVRASRWPLTNLHLGGSRGDLDGVRRAVTAAGARWSDVLDVCERAASCFPRTLCVGVDLLPAVDWRRSFVGEVNAFGDLLPRLTGLPGSGAEGLDTYGAQVAAVLRAPAGSGPRHPYRTGTAHA; this is encoded by the coding sequence GTGACCGCGTCCACCGCGGCCCGGCCGATCGCCGCCGCGTCGTCCGCCCGTACCGGGCCCCGGTTCGCGGTGGTCGGCAACCCCGAGAACCGCAGGGTGTCCCTCTTCGCGGACGCCGTGCGCGCGGCCTGGCTGCCCGCACCCCGCGTCGTCACCTGGACGGACGTCCTGCGCGCGCGGGGAGCGGACTTCGCCGCCGACGAGTTCGTCCGGGTCGACTCCCCCGGCGAGAACCCCGAGGTCGACCGGCTGCTGCGGGACGTCACGGACCCGACCCGGGTGGAGGGTTCGGCCCGCTGGTACACGCGGTTCACCGCCGCGCTGCGCACGTTGCGCGGCGGCATCCCCCTCGCCGACCCGGACGACCTGGCGGCGCTGTTCGACAAACGGGCGTGCCACGCCGTGCTGGACGCGGCCGGTGTGCCCGTCCCGGACTCCCCCACGTCGGGTCCGCACGGCGCGCGCGTGCACGGCTGGGACGACGTACGGGCGTTGATGCGCGAGCACCGGATGCCCCGGCTGTTCGTCAAGCCCGCGCACGGTTCGTCGGCGTCGGGTGTCCTCGCGGTCGAGACGGCGGGCGGCGGCCGGATCAGGGCGACCACGTCCGTGGAGACCGGTCCGGACGGCGCGCTCCACAACTCCCTCCGGGTGCGGCGGTATCACGACGAGCGGGACGTCGCCCGCATCGTGGACGCGCTGGCCCCGGACGGGCTGCATCTCGAACGCTGGGTGCCGAAGGCCTCCCAGGCGGGCCGGGCCGCGGATCTCCGCGTGGTCGTCGTGGCGGGCCGGGCCACCCACGCGGTGGTGCGCGCCAGTCGCTGGCCGCTGACCAACCTGCATCTGGGCGGCAGCCGCGGCGACCTCGACGGCGTCCGGCGGGCCGTCACCGCCGCGGGTGCCCGGTGGTCGGACGTCCTGGACGTGTGCGAGCGCGCCGCGTCCTGCTTCCCGCGCACGCTGTGCGTGGGGGTCGATCTGCTGCCGGCCGTGGACTGGCGCCGCAGCTTCGTCGGCGAGGTCAACGCCTTCGGCGACCTGCTGCCCCGGCTCACCGGACTGCCCGGCAGTGGCGCCGAGGGTCTGGACACCTACGGCGCGCAGGTGGCGGCCGTCCTGCGCGCACCGGCCGGAAGCGGCCCGCGTCACCCGTACAGAACAGGAACAGCCCATGCCTGA
- a CDS encoding STM4013/SEN3800 family hydrolase, which yields MNAIVGDHDILLVTLDTLRHDVAVELAAEGRIPHLARHLPGGRWEERHAPGSFTYASHQAIFAGFLPTPAQPGPHPRLFAASFAGSETTAEGTFVYDTPDLVSGLAAAGYRTVCVGGVGFFNRRGPLGSVLPGLFQEAHWEEEFGVTSPHSFENQIDRVEQVVGQLPAEQRLFLFVNVSALHQPNWFHLPGATREAGDTRETHAAALEYVDRHIGRLFAAVSSRRRCFVIVCSDHGTAYGDDGYTGHRLGHESVWTVPYAHFLLEPAEAAR from the coding sequence ATGAACGCGATCGTCGGCGACCACGACATCCTGCTGGTCACCCTCGACACGCTACGGCACGACGTGGCCGTCGAGTTGGCGGCGGAGGGGCGCATCCCGCACCTGGCCCGCCATCTGCCCGGCGGACGCTGGGAGGAGAGGCACGCTCCGGGCAGTTTCACCTACGCCTCGCACCAGGCGATCTTCGCCGGATTCCTGCCCACTCCGGCCCAACCCGGCCCGCATCCACGGCTGTTCGCGGCGAGCTTCGCCGGCAGCGAGACCACCGCCGAGGGCACCTTCGTCTACGACACCCCCGACCTGGTGTCCGGACTGGCGGCGGCCGGCTACCGCACCGTCTGCGTCGGGGGCGTGGGCTTCTTCAACCGGCGCGGTCCGCTGGGCTCCGTACTGCCCGGCCTGTTCCAAGAAGCGCACTGGGAGGAGGAGTTCGGCGTCACCTCGCCGCACTCCTTCGAGAACCAGATCGACCGCGTGGAACAGGTGGTGGGCCAACTGCCCGCCGAACAGCGCCTGTTCCTCTTCGTGAACGTGTCGGCACTGCACCAGCCCAACTGGTTCCACCTGCCGGGCGCGACCCGCGAGGCGGGAGACACCCGGGAGACGCACGCCGCCGCGCTGGAGTACGTCGACCGGCACATCGGGCGGCTGTTCGCCGCGGTGAGCTCCCGGCGCCGCTGCTTCGTCATCGTCTGCTCCGACCACGGCACCGCCTACGGCGACGACGGCTACACCGGCCACCGTCTGGGCCACGAGTCCGTGTGGACCGTGCCGTACGCCCACTTCCTCCTCGAACCCGCCGAGGCCGCCCGATGA